The DNA segment TTCTAATCTTTTCAATTAGTTTTGGATCGCTCTCTTCTTCTTGAATCTGACATGCTGTGTTGAACAAGTCTTCCAGTTCTTCCTTTTCCTCCATACTTAGTTCTGATTGAACTGATTGATGTATCCAATAATCTTCGTCTTCTTCATCTGATGAATCGTTACTGTCAGAAAGTAGAAACACATTTGTTTCTTTACCTTCTTGACCATCATAATCTGATGATTTGATGGAGTTGTCAGGCTGGTATGAATCGATGTCGGTATCATTATGATTTCTGCAGGGACCGTCCAATTCATCAAAACCTTCAGATCCTTGTGTATCCAGTTGGTCTCTCATTTTGATTTGGGTAGCAACATTCTGCTTTTTGGATTTTaacttattcttttttttcataaagaaaCAGGAACCTGCAACAAACAAGCAATTCAAGAGGAAATATCAGCTAGCCCTAAGATTGAAATTGAAAGTCAACAAATCAAATTTGTTCACACACtgactgctgtaccccaatATCCGATATGTTTAGCTATTATGTCTggtttttttcagaaattgttAACAATATGAAAGATTAGTAGGCGACTGTGATTTTCAAGTGTTGCCATTGACTACAGACGTTCTTAAGCTAGTTCGACatacaaatatacaattatatataaaatatatacaaatatatataaaatatatacaaatatatataaaatatatacaaatatatataaaatatatacaaatatatataaaatatatataaaatatatacaaatatatataaaatatatacaaatatatataaaatatatacaaaaatatataaaatatatacaaatatatataaaatatatacaaattaagtGTACATCAATCGAATGTACCAAGAGTCTTCTATGAAATGGTGTTTGTATTCTGAGTTCACCCCTTGAGTTATCTGAGTATTATTTACAGCtaattatgttttgaaaaagCGATTGAGGTGCTATTAACAGTTTGTATAAAGTGGACGGAATCCCGTTCATTTATATAATTGGtgaaacaggttgaatgataaatatgaaaaaaaccaagatgtggtatgattgtcaatgagacaactctccacaagagaccaaaaatgacacagaaattaacaactataggtcatcgtacggtcttccacaatgagcaaagcccatactgcatagccAGCTATATAAAGACTCCGAAAtgacagtgtaaaacaattcaaacgagaaaactaacgacctaatttatgtacaaaaattgaacgaaatacaaatatataacacataatacaatcgacaaccactgaattacaggctcctggcttgggacaggcacatacatacagaatgtggctgGGATCCCAAACCTCcgctaacctgggacagtggtataacagtacaacataagaaagacCTATAaagtcagttgaaaaaggcttaactcatcagatggacaaaaatacaagtggacatgGACGGGTACATCCTAACAACAAATAAGACACTAGTTACAGATCTGAGAGGTCTCGCAAttaactgacagctagttcaaagccgcttacaactaatataaaaacaacattcaTCTAAGTCTAAATTATccatccgtacacatccaaaaTTCGATTGATTgcgtgtaaagacgtcataaataatccgagaaaaacatgacattgtgcaatgccaagattCAGGTATAGTAAAACAGTTTGCAAAAAGTATTTTGATTATTAGAAATGTGCCTGTATCAGGTCTACATGGGGATGCACATGACCTGGCCCAGTGGGTTCTGGTTTTTCATGTTCATATTAGGCAATTTATTCCCAATCTTCTCTggatagaaatatttatttcataaaaagtacactatatttttcattaattataaACTAGAGTCAATTCTGATTCCAGTAATagctagttttatacaagtatctttataaACCATTTCACCACCAAGGGTCACCTAGGCATTGTCCCTTAAAatatatgacgtcatagaaaaaactATGGATTGCACCCTTGACACTTATTTACTTTTGTATCAATGTGAACATATGGCATGCGATGATGATCCTTGTTGTTTGTCATACATGTAGATTACTAGTATATACTAGTATGCAAAAGGGACGGTTAAACTGTAATGATAGAAATATAATGCATGCGTTATCTTTGCAGTAGAGTAGACCTTACACGCACTGTACTCATTTACTGATTTGAACATACTAGATTGCCTACCTTTGTGTTCCATCTCTTCAAGATTCTGCGTATAAGCACTTCCACATATACCTAAAAGTATTGAGAAATGAACCAGGCAATAAACAAGGGATATCAGACAAAAGACACAACtaaaaggtcaaaataaaacatgcatcCCATTTTTTCTGGTGATGTTGTTTACCGAGCCCAAAAACTAAGATACGATACAGGTAAACTTAACATTCCTATTATAAGCGTATGTTAATTGAAAGGATATCAATTCAACATTGATATACTACCATtgaatgttatttgtttttagtgaacatgttgattttgtaattagtaaattttaaaattacttaCTAAATATGATCGTTTTACAAATATGcttatttaaacttattttggtatttcgttcttatgttgtactgttataccactgtcccaggttaggggagggttgggatcctgcgAATGTGTTTGTCCCTACCCAACATTCTGTATCActgcgcctgtctcaagtcaggaacctgtaatccagtggttgtcgtttgtttatgtggtacatatttgttatctttcatttgttgtacatgtacGTACATAAGGTCGTTAgtattctcgtttgaattgtttcacattgtcatttcggagccttttatagctgactatgcggtattgggtTTGCTCGTTGTTGCAGCCGTACAGTGACTTAATAGAACaaaccatcgcacttcagcgtaTCAAACCACCGCACTTTAGAgcagaccatcgcactttagagggACCATCGCATTTTAGCGCCTCCGTCGTACTTAAGGGACCTACATATTTATTCACGGTACCACAATCTGTCGATTcctatgatttttcatttcgcGAGTTCAATCCTTTTCTGGACTGTTGATGAAATCTTACCACAAATTCGTTTGATGTTGAATGATGGGGACTAATTATTGGTCAAATTTCTGACTTTTTCAAAGATAATctatatgtcattttttttttcggtaTTTTTCTATTACCCATTATTTACTGtgaacaatatataaattatcaGTTCCTTGTGTAATTACATGTACCTATTATTTTAAGAAATCTTTTCTATTAGACATTCAAATGTAAATCTTCTTTACCTAAGCTGTGTTTTTAcacaagtatatttttttttaacttcagaTTTTGTATGAAAACATGATATCTATGGTAAAGTCTTTCTTTAGCATTTGACCTCTTAACGACAAACAAGAAACAATTGTAAGACCAGCTTTTTGTTAAGTTTATAGTTtgatagaataaaaataatttgaaactgTTCGAATCTTACTCACCCATTATTCCATAAAGAGGGATCTCTTTGTTCTGTTTTGTTAGAACTCCTTTATCAAATTCGCTACCAAAATTTCTCATGTTTATTGCTGCTCCATACTTTGGAATGATCACTTCGTAAGGAGAAAATTCTACCCATTCTGTTTGATAAATGGTATAACATATTATGTTTTGGTTTTCATCATGTTTACCCTGATGTTATTGCAGAGCTTAAATGCTACTATTGTATTTTCGTGTATGAATCATGGAATTTTGGATAGACTCATGCTGTTTACTTGTATAATCTAAATATTACACACAATTGTGTCTAAAACAAAATAGCGTACCGTAGTTAGTATCGGTGATCAagtctacataaaaaaataaccaatacaaaatgtttttttctagattttctAATACGATCAAGTAAACATATGTTCATTGAATTAAAATTCATGGAGAAACATTTAGAAAAAACCATTGCTGAGTATACAACCTTTGCTGGTTATAATATGGGACGATTGTAAATAATTCGTCATATTTTCTTTCAAGAAAGATTTGCAAAACTTGAACACATAGACTTTTGAGGTTTGAAGCCGTCGTAACAGCGCAGATTTTCTTTACTGATTACCAACCGAACATTtaaaggaatataaaaaaatatatataaagatatcgATTATCATTTGAACACACACCATGAAATGTTTGTGCACTCTGTTGGTCTTTGGCATGAATAGCTGCTAACAGTGGTAATGGAACTTTTCCTTCTGACAATTTGTCTGCCTGATCGCTCCATTTACATTTTAACCTCTATAAAAGAAGTCCAGAAAGTGAACAATTCTGATTACAATTCGTGAAACCATTATACAAGAAAGCAAATCGatacaaattatcaaaaagCACTGGTTACATATTTGATACAGCtatgtttttaaaagattacaatcaatgatatttgtttatctattttgaggttattattattattattattattattattattattattattatttttattattattattattattattattattattattattattattattattattattattattattattattattattattattattattaatactattaatactattattattattattattattattattattattattattattattattattattattattattattattattattattattattattattattattattattattattattaataataccTTTGGTATCAGCACCTTTCCCAAAGTCGGTGCAAATACATCTGTTGTTAGGTTCCATTCTTTTCCTTTCAGTTTCTTTGAAAACAGTTTCAGACCATGGAATAGTATTGCGGGAATGTTTGTAGGATTTACACTAATAGCAGTCTTCATCTTCTCTTGAATTTTCTTTGGATTAATATTTGGCCAATCAGGATCAGAGTACAGTGTTGCAATATACCTACGGAatgaatatatgtttatatgtctGAAAAAAGCCACCTCTGCTGATGAAAGATAATGAACAATGGCAcgaaagtatgaaaaatatatttgtatgtgtgtgtatgtgtgtgttaTTTTATCGACAGCTGGAACTCGAGTTTACCttaattgtttgtcttttgtctttttatctcCTTTGCTAGACTTTTAAAACATATCTCTTCATGGAGTGAAAGACATATACCATGAACTGCGTTCAAATGTCATTAgggtaaaacatataaatgatttttttttttaatatataaatgattttaaaattaattttgcgTTTGAGTTATTGACATGAATCTATTAGTTTCAATAACTATTTGCTTTATTGATTCATAAACCGCCATCtcaaataatttaatcaaatataaaacaataaaactttaataatcTTAAAAGGGAAAATGAGTACCAAACGGAATATTATACATCATCTATATAAAACATTCATCGTAAGagctattgttaattttcattttttaacatattgaaACTATAGCATTTTGGTCTTTATTGCAATTCTTTACAGAGAAAATGCAAATCATCCATAATTTTAGACCactatatttatgtttgaattaATGCTTACCACGACGAACCAGACAGCGCTGCAGTATACAAGATACAATCAAGAATGTTTGTATCATACAGGGCATTCATTATCCCGGACATGGCTACCATAGCTCTATATCCTCCACCTGACCCCATCAGGGCTATATGTGGAACCTGTAAGATAAGGGAACATGTATGTGATTACTGTGATTGAAAGATTTcctattgtaaaaattgtccgttaatcaaatcaaatcataagaAACTAAGGTTCCAACTCTCTCAGACAAAGTTGACCTAAGATTGATTTGACTATTTTTAGGTAAATACTTGTCAAATAGCCCCCCCTCCAAACTGTGTATAATCTTATACAAATTGACTCTCAAATAATCAGACTTGCGCGTTCCAGATAAAGGTGAAACATGTGATGTAGTAGGGGCAGACATGAGTTTTACacagttgaataattttttatacTACAAGCCATCATCAATGCTACAGATATGCTTACACTATCTATATTTAACTCTGTTTTCAGTAGTTTATCTAATGAACTACGTATTTCCTTTTTTCGTTTCTCTTGAAACGCTTGTTCTTGGTCACACAAAAATCCTTTATTGTCGTCAAATGTTCTTAAATCTGGAAATTCCCtggaataataaataaaaaagattaaagtGAGTTTACCGATTtagtaactattttgatattaccAAAGCTGCTGATTCTTTgttgctatttaaaaaaattgtaacataaAGTGTCTCTTAGATGTCTGTAATAAAGGTAATTACTTTTGTTGAGATTTAGTACAGCAGTTGTTTAAGAGACATTCAAAACATTCTTAAGGATGTACtggtgaaaattaaaaaaaaacctagaaTTTATAATTGATACTTTAAGTCGGAATGCAATAGTTAAGAAGCATTTTAAGCTAAAGATAAAAGTCATGGGGCTCCTTTtcgatatatttgatttttgaaatacGGCTGGAAAGggctgactcggacttttaccttatatttgcattggtataaTTTGgatctgaaaaacaaatacttaaattttgacaaatgaccttttatgagctattaagtcttatacatgtatataaaaagataaatgggtgttatggggcaaaatattttaccttgtgtcgtatggtaaaaaaaaccaaggatTCGGAACATCTAACACAATTTGCAAAATTCAGTAAAACATTTATGtcttactgaaaaattataacaccagggtttttaatatcacaaactagtcaaaacatttgctaaattttatcatcggtataaggcaATCATTCGTAAATCTAACCCAACATGCAGATATTTTATACGCTCATGTATTATCCattcttttatggtaatattctttagtattcacctcaaaagctaacaaaacctttttaCAGAcatattaagaagggatatagttactaTACTGTtttcaggtcattaaagattgcatattttggctttaatatttattcacttatagggtctttgtaTCGGAATAAGCCACATTTATTCTGAAACCAGTTGACATGAcatgggttatgttcttctcatatactTCATcatggtataatactaaagcCCTAAGAGGAGGGTTTGGGTCTGacattcatatgatgaagacataatctttcaatcagtttaattgaggtctggagatgacatgtcagtaactgctagtagtctgttatttatgtattattgtcatattctttaatttcttttgttttatattctgaTATCGGACTCGGACGTCTTTTGaaatgagttttactgtgcgtattgttgtgcgtttgttttttctacattggctagatgtataggtgGAGGGggagatataaaaaaacatgtttaactctgctgcaattttgcgcctgtcccaagtcagtagcctctgacctttgttaatcttgtatgattttaatttcagtttcttgtgtataattcggagtttattaGGACGACcaatatcactgaactagtatacatttttgtttagaggccagctgaaggacgcctccgggtgcgggagtttcccgctacattgaagacctgttggttgTCTGGGCTCTTGGTTATAACACTCTACGGAGTActtggaaaaagtaaaatcacaaaaatactgaactccgaggaaaattcaagacTGATCTATATAAATCAGTAGTACGTAGAGTTATTACATTTCATGAGCGTCaggtcaaaatatttcattttcgttGAAAgcatttagaataaaaaaaaaagcagttaTATCTAAGCACTGTACATTGACAGTAAATAATATACTTACAGTTGTGGCTCAGATGATTGAGGGtgaatctgaagaaaaaaagtaaaactcgatgttaaagaatatgaatttaaaaaaacagaatatGTCATGTTTCGAAACAGAGAagtaaaagataccagagggacattcacaAACTTTCACTCTTAAATGctttacatgtattgtttttccttttatttagcttttcattttgtttctataataaaacaattattatttatttcagtaaACTTGATGACAAACATTTAAAGATGTAGTTGATATAGTTGCCTTTGCATGTTTTATTAactaattttgttttctattttcaaaatttttactACTTACTAGTAATCGatatttaaacacattttaCAAACGAAGCTTTGCAACTAGTATTTGGTTATACgcatagataaaggcaacagtaggaTACCACTGTTCAAAGGTCATAAATAGATTGATAGCAAACAAACATAAATCTTACCGTTTTACTTGATCTTTTCATTTTCTTGCTAAACTCGTTCAATTCGGATATACTCGGAACCCTTTTCATCTCTTGCTCATTTTCTTTGGCAATAATACCTGAATATACAGGTTTAGGTACATATTTTcacttttgttatatttttatatattggaTATTTAAATAGTAGTATTAAACCATTGTAATcttctattttcattttgtcttaTTAATTTCTCAATATTATTACTTCCTGACAATTGATCATACGTTACAAATAATCACTGCTGCGCTGCTGAGTGAGCTGGCAGACGAAAGAACAATATGGTGACTGGAATTTAGTACAGCTCTATGAATGGGGTATCATAAATCCGTCGCGAAAATAAGTGCGTCGACAGTTTTGCTGTTTCCTGGCACATTTTCGGAacgaaatgtgttttttttcaatttttaattaacaaatatactTTCGACTAgatatttaaactgtttattaCAAAGATCTATTTTCAACACTATAGATCTTAGCGACGAAATTGTGCGCCATGTGTTAACATGAATGTTTTATTCACATATCAATGCTCTGTAGGCTAAATATTTCCCATCTAAATACTTGGTGATATTCACGCAATTATTCTATATTGccttgaaatattgaaatatttttattcttcataTTTGACGATTGATATCTACacagatgtggtttgagtgtgAATGAGACAAAACtttatccaagtcacaatttctaaaagtaaaccattataggtcaatgtacaggcTCACACCGatcaacaagctataaagggtcccagaaatgactagtgtaaaaccatttgaAAAGGAATGAAAACGCTAGTCTCTATATAAAAACTAGAAACGAAAAACACCTATGAACCTtctcaacaaacaacaaccacagAACATAAGCTATTGGTGTATTTGTTAAAACAAGCCTTACAATGTTCAACATTTGACTAAACTTACCTCCATAAGCAATGGCTGTCAGCTTCATAATTGACATGCATTTAGcctaaaaaaaccaaaaagacATTTACAAAAAAGGTAATATTTTGGGAAACAGTTTTTTACACCTTCAATATCTTAAATGATGTAAAGCCCAAAGGTCGGATTGTGTGCAGcggaatattttaaaaaagaaagaacttcaaattattaaaaagaataaagaatattattcCACTGCATGGTGATTTTGATAGCGAAATCAACATTGATTGGTTGAAACTTTCAAAGGTGACGTCGAATAAAACTTCATATTCACCACTGAGTATCAGATTCCCCTCTGAAATTTCGGGACTAAATCGTGCAACGTTACGCGCGGTTGTAAATAACGTTTTgacattcttatttttgaaatagcTTTAGCAAATATCATTTTCgtgttcaatttttttcagactttaaaacaaaaagacaaatttattaattaatgtTTATCCGTATTGTTTATTAATATGTATTTCGTGATtagtaataaaaacaaagcgGATAAGAACATATTCCGTCATGCAAACTAATATCTAAATTTCAGATAGTATACACAAAGCTTAAGCAGTGGAATTAAACATTCATTTTCCGTGCCTGAGggagatatgaagatttgttcacCCAGGAATATTCATATTTCACGAGGGTTCTGTTTTTTAAGTTATTAAAAAGAATCAAGAATaatatttaacaaatcaaaGTCATAATCTACACAATTGTTGAATTTCTTCgactattctttaaaaaaaacagcataTCATATGCTTATTATTCTTGTGTTCATATTTCTAAAAATGGAATagaatatgatataaaataattactAATTCACACTTCCTaattagttttttgtttattcccCGCTCTTTAAAATCTAGTGTTGTTTAGATGAAAAGCAGAcatgataattacaaaaaaatgtatgcatattgatattttgttttggtgtTAAATCGTGGTAATGACATTTtgcatattttcatttaaaggggcattagctgtcaaattctcctgtttgttttaaaacatacaaaaatgtatatccaaattacaaattgtctaaaaaaatagtttaagatGCACGGACTCGTTgcaatttttgtgaatttaagACTAGACGCCTTATAATTATCTATCGAGATGACATATGAAGACCGCCGACAATCATATAACCCGATATTAACATATAAATACAAAGAGAAAGCGCACTCTTGCTATTGgattttataggtctgtttgatttcaaataatAGATTCTAAACACATTATTAATAATCGGTTTTAACAGCTGAAAACGCCTTTTTCATACGTTATCCATCTCTGCCTAAGCAGTTCAATTGAAGTTTACATGAAAACTgattttatgagtttgatttattcacttgcaagtaaatACATTAGAAATGCTAAGAAAACTGAACCAAAGTGGCTGTTCAAAGTGAATTATTATATCACTATTTCAGTTGCATAAATATAATGAttgatgaaagaaaaaaaagtaatgtttttCTATATCTCGAAGCTAATGATATGGTTGTGGCCTTTAATCTATTTCTTGCACGAATAGATATTTATCGTATCATACTGCACGGAGTGTGTACGAAAAAGTGGTACGAATGTATGCGTTAATCTGATTGGTTTATCAAACATCATGTACGATATTACAGTATTCCCATTGGTTATTCGTAAAGTCATTGGTTACTTTCAAAGGTTACGATGATGCACATTTCGTCCATGACAACGGACGTATGTGATTTCCTCAATATTGTACAAAACACTAACAATTTTCAACTGGCAGTCATcgttttgttataattatttcGTTCTGAAGCGTACAAAAAGTCTTTTGAAATTGTCCGAGGTGAAAGTTTGACAGCGGAAAAGGGCATACAAGACTATACTGGAATGGGCTAAAGACCAGATTAATAACTCACAGCATTTTTAATTCAACACACTTACAGTGTTGACAATGAACGAAATCGGTTAACAACTTGTGAGAATGGGATATCGCTTGATATCAACTCtagttatttaatttgaatagtAACTAGAACACACCCTCAAAATCGAGGTCATTAAGAGTgttgttaaaaatatatcacTATTGTAGGATGAAGTttgttaaagattttatgaCTGGAAAATTTCAGGAAAGGCATCACAAGGTGACAGGACAATTTGTTCAGCCCCCCTTCTCCAAAGTACGTTTTT comes from the Mytilus trossulus isolate FHL-02 chromosome 3, PNRI_Mtr1.1.1.hap1, whole genome shotgun sequence genome and includes:
- the LOC134712303 gene encoding cytosolic phospholipase A2-like; protein product: MQQNSLSKATGKVGLTIGRSLTVSNLHQKREHGHRTRCKSYHDESKTLHQVQSTRHKKKSSRSSKVMYPAKCMSIMKLTAIAYGGIIAKENEQEMKRVPSISELNEFSKKMKRSSKTIHPQSSEPQLEFPDLRTFDDNKGFLCDQEQAFQEKRKKEIRSSLDKLLKTELNIDSVPHIALMGSGGGYRAMVAMSGIMNALYDTNILDCILYTAALSGSSWYIATLYSDPDWPNINPKKIQEKMKTAISVNPTNIPAILFHGLKLFSKKLKGKEWNLTTDVFAPTLGKVLIPKRLKCKWSDQADKLSEGKVPLPLLAAIHAKDQQSAQTFHEWVEFSPYEVIIPKYGAAINMRNFGSEFDKGVLTKQNKEIPLYGIMGICGSAYTQNLEEMEHKGSCFFMKKKNKLKSKKQNVATQIKMRDQLDTQGSEGFDELDGPCRNHNDTDIDSYQPDNSIKSSDYDGQEGKETNVFLLSDSNDSSDEEDEDYWIHQSVQSELSMEEKEELEDLFNTACQIQEEESDPKLIEKIRSESVFDEDEVTEKNEERYQMQNDSVNTADEIDGYFVDTYMKQPLKELFLKSRRHRAAEINNFLRKISFDETDSWYPLRDRIPLFENYLKNDLEKLCLIDAGLAFNSPYPLLFQPGRDVDLILSFDFTDRKKDSNDPFKTILKAEAWARKHDIKFPHINVEKYKGNKVQELYIFEDEKDPKCPIIMHFVLVNNEFRTFKSPRVERSDIEKEFANFTIFDDQSTFHCTNFQYSAENFERLSQLSEFIVLNNIEDIKACISKCINNKQERKPTGRQRHKTAPL